From one Gemmatimonadales bacterium genomic stretch:
- the rplR gene encoding 50S ribosomal protein L18, whose protein sequence is MRTIHAPKTRTDLRYRRHLRVRRRLAGTAERPRLVVFRSLKHIYAQLVNDDLGVTLLGVSDASEGIQAEGAGKVSRGKAVGKLLAEKAKAAGVTKVVFDRAGYRYHGRVQAVADGAREGGLEF, encoded by the coding sequence ATGCGCACCATTCACGCGCCCAAGACCCGCACCGATCTGCGCTATCGCCGCCACCTGCGGGTGCGCCGTCGGCTGGCGGGCACCGCCGAGCGGCCGCGGCTCGTGGTGTTCCGTTCGCTCAAGCACATCTACGCCCAGCTGGTCAACGACGATCTCGGCGTGACCCTGCTCGGCGTCAGCGACGCCAGCGAGGGCATCCAGGCCGAGGGCGCCGGGAAGGTGAGCCGGGGCAAGGCGGTGGGCAAGCTGCTGGCAGAGAAGGCCAAGGCGGCCGGGGTCACCAAGGTGGTGTTCGACCGTGCGGGTTACCGTTACCATGGTCGCGTGCAGGCCGTCGCCGACGGCGCGCGCGAAGGTGGATTGGAGTTTTAA
- the rplF gene encoding 50S ribosomal protein L6, with product MSRIGKKPVTLPKGVNLELQGQTVAVKGPRGELRRTLHPEMQLAFDKGVLTVARPSEDKRHKALHGLTRTLVQNMVDGVSKGFVKTLEIQGVGYKAEAKPYGVNLVVGYSHPVKYEAPKGIKISVEGNTTVKIEGADKEAVGQVAAELRAVRPPEPYKGKGIRYQGEQVRRKAGKTGAK from the coding sequence ATGTCGCGCATCGGCAAGAAGCCGGTCACCCTGCCCAAGGGCGTGAATCTCGAGCTGCAGGGGCAGACCGTCGCGGTGAAGGGACCCCGGGGCGAGCTCCGGCGGACCCTGCATCCCGAGATGCAGCTCGCCTTCGACAAGGGCGTCCTCACGGTAGCCCGGCCCAGCGAGGACAAGCGGCACAAGGCGCTGCACGGACTCACCCGCACCCTGGTGCAGAACATGGTCGACGGGGTGTCCAAGGGCTTCGTCAAGACGCTGGAGATCCAGGGCGTGGGGTACAAGGCGGAGGCCAAGCCGTACGGCGTCAACCTGGTGGTGGGCTACTCCCACCCGGTCAAGTACGAGGCGCCGAAGGGAATCAAGATCTCGGTGGAGGGCAACACCACGGTCAAGATCGAAGGCGCCGACAAGGAGGCCGTGGGGCAGGTCGCGGCCGAGCTCCGTGCCGTCCGCCCGCCCGAGCCATACAAGGGCAAGGGCATTCGCTATCAGGGTGAGCAGGTCCGCCGCAAGGCCGGCAAGACAGGAGCCAAGTAA
- the rpsH gene encoding 30S ribosomal protein S8 produces MSLTDPVADMLTRIRNACSAGHRRVDMPVSKLKAEVARLLRDNHYIADFKILDDGAHGVLRLYLKYHNELPVIREMRRVSTPGLRRYVKCRELPRVKNGLGMAIVSTPKGLMTDREARTANLGGELLAVVW; encoded by the coding sequence ATGAGCCTGACAGATCCTGTCGCGGATATGCTCACTCGCATCCGGAACGCCTGCTCGGCGGGCCATCGGCGCGTCGACATGCCGGTGTCCAAGCTGAAGGCCGAGGTGGCCCGGCTGCTGCGTGACAACCACTACATCGCGGATTTCAAGATCCTCGATGACGGCGCCCACGGCGTCCTGCGGTTGTACCTGAAGTATCACAACGAGCTCCCGGTCATCCGGGAGATGCGGCGCGTCTCGACGCCCGGCCTCCGGCGCTACGTCAAGTGCCGTGAGCTCCCGCGGGTCAAGAATGGGCTCGGCATGGCGATCGTCTCGACACCCAAGGGGTTGATGACCGACCGCGAGGCCCGTACCGCCAACCTCGGCGGCGAGCTGCTCGCCGTGGTCTGGTAG